TATCTTCAACCGCAGTTACTATTTTTTTATTTGTATTTCCGTGAAAACAAGTCATGACTCTATCTACAATAAAATCATCTAGCGGTATCCTTTTGTATTTAGAATTATTAAGTACTTTATTTCCACTACAAATAGTTGGCATATCAGTACCTTTAGAAGGAGTTTCAAGTACTACTGGCGATGATACAATATCTTTCATTTTTGTAATTTGACCTTTTAATCTTTCTTTTTCTGATTTACGTAATTTCTCGACCTCTCCTTTTTTTGCCTGACCTAATATAACCTTCTTCCTAGTTTCCCGATTTATATGAGTCAGTTCTGCAGTAATAGCAAAATCTGCACCATACTTTTTTTCCGCACATTTACGTCCTGTACCACTCACCATAGTACCTCGGAATGTAACATTTCCAAATTCTCCTTCATATGCTGTGCCATCAAGTCTTGCTATTATTGCACTGGTGTAATTTGATTCTTGAAAATATCTTTGCGCATTCACACCAGAAACAGCCTTTCTAATATGTTTCTTTACTTCTGCTACTAACTTATCGTCCCAACGAAAAAAACATCTCATGTGGCTTCTCCTTAAATTGTTGTCTAAATATTCGTTCAAAGAGTTATACAATACGATTTTCTTATTAAGATTTAATCATCTTCTCATTAGTGACCGTGCTATAGTCATAAAATTAAGTTGTTTCTAATGTTTGTATTTAGCCACTAATGCTATAAACTCTGGAGTTTGGTTCAAATCGCTTATAAAATTACCGTCGCTTTCGTCGTTGTATAATTCATCAAATTGTTTAAATCCATTTTTAAAACATTGTTCGTAATAATACAACGCTTTTGGTTTATCATTTTGGGCTTTCCAATAATAAATCCCAAGTTTCCCATATGGTGATGGACTTGTTTTATCAAGTTCTATTGCCTTCTCAAAATCCGCTTTTGCTACTTCCCATTTACTCATCCATAAATATATCCACCCACGATAAAAATATACATAACCTTTATCGGGATTAAGTTCTATCACTTTTGTGAAATCTTCTATCGCCTTGTCATAAAACTTTTTATCACTATAAGCAAATCCGCGGTTCTTGTATGCAACTGAATATTGTGGATTAAGTTCTATTGCCTTTGTGAAATCTTCTATCGCCTTGTTAAATAACTTTTTATTACAATAAACAACTCCACGATCATTGTATGCTAATGCATATTGTGGATCAAGTTCTATTGCCTTTGTGAAATCTTCTATCGCCTTGTTATATTGCTTTATTGGATTATATACATTCCCACGAGAATAATATACTGTTGCATCCTTGGGATTCAACTCTATTGCTTTGTTAAAGTCCTGAATAGCACCAGCGAAATCTTGTAGGTTATTTTTAGCTATTCCGCGGTTATAATAGGGTTCGAACATTTGGGGATTAAGTTCTATTGCTTTGCTATAATCTTGAATAGCACCTATGTAATCATTTAGGGCATTCTTGACAATACCTCGACAGATGTAAGAATCGGAATTTTGAGAATCAATATCTATTGCTTTATTATAGTCTTGTAAAGCAGAGGTGCAGTCTTCAAGAAGAGTCCTAATACCGCCTCGAGAAAAGTAGTTAGTGCCCTCTTCAGGATTAAGTTCTATTGCTTTGTTATAGTCTTGTAAAGCCCCTGTATAGTTTTCTAGTCTAGTTCTAACAATACCTCGATTAGAGTAAGCACTTGAAGAAGTAGGATTAATCTCTATTACTTTGTTGAGGTCTTGAATAGCACCTGTGTAATCATTTAGGTTTGTTTTAGCAATACCTCGATATTCGTAGGAATTGAAATCTTGCGAATTAATCTCTATCGCTTTGTTAAAGTCCTGAATAGCACCAGCGAAATCTTGTAGTTCAAATCTAGCCATACCGCGGGTATAGTAGGGTTTGTCTAATTGAGGATCAATCTCTATTGCTTTGCTATAATCTTGAATAGCACCTATAAAGTTTTTTTGACCAGCCTTATCCAGACCTCGATTAAAGTACTTTACAGCTCGGTTGTAGTTAGCTACTTCTTGATCGGGCTGCGCACCTAAGAAAGTATATAGAACATTGCTAACGAATTTAATGGATTTATCAGACATGTTGTTATCATTCCACCACTTTACGAACTTTACATAACTTGTTTCAGCATATTTTCTAGCCGTTTCTTTTGAATAGTTTATCCAAGCATAAATTTCGTCATAAGTATTATCATCAATTGTAGTTTTATCATCTTTATAATCACTACTTGTTACTCTGTTTTCTATATAATGCAGTAGACTATCATATTCACGACGTTTCTCGTCATCACTTAAAATTTGATACGCTTCATGAATTTCTGCAAACTTTTCTCGGGCTAATTGTTTATCATATTCTGATTTGTGTTTATCTGGATGCCATTGTATTAATAATTTTCTTGATATATCTATTATCTGCTGTTGGGTTGCAGATTCTTCTATCGAAAGCACATTATAATAATTAGTTAGTTCAGTTCTACTAGACACTTAAAGAATCCTTCTAAAGTACACACGACCTATATTACTAATACTGTAATTATAGTTTTAGCCACCTTATCAAGTCAATTGTGCAAATTAACATCAACTAAAATCATTACACTATACTTTTTATCGACGACATACAACCACTAACTGGCTATCTACAAACCGCAACTCCATCAATCTAAAACCGTCTTCAAACACTTTATATTTCCATCCTTTTTTTATGGGACTTGCCTTTGTTTAATATTTCCCGGCTAGACGGTGCTTTCTCCATTATTTACCATCATTAGCTTTTGACTAACTTTATAGATTAACGATTTTTAATTCTAACCATTTTGTCTTCTATTCAACTACCAAACTATCACCTTTACAGTATAAACCCATAATTATTATATCGGGATTTACTTCATATTGACTCCATATTCCATGTCGCTGTTTATAGGGAAAGGGAAGCTGTTTTCTTGGCGGGTCCTCTTTGAAATCTTACCTCATTAATCTTCAGCTATTTTTATCCAATGAACCTGCCGTACCACACCATTTATCTGATTCAAAAAACACCGTATTCTGTTACATAATTAGCAAGTTGACGGTGATAATCGGTAACACATTTTACTGCATTAACGCGTTACCGACGACCGGTACGCTGTCAGAGGTACACTACTGTGTTATGCCCGCCTCAACCCACTTAAAGTCCTTGTATCAAGGATTATCCGTTGAGGATAATATGGGGTGGGGTTACGGCAAAAAAGGGGCGAATAAATGAGAGTGTGTTCTTTATTGGATTTTTCAGTAAATTCCGTGAGGAATTGACCCTGAATATGCGGTTTTACCCAAGATTACTCGAAACTTATCGATGAAACCTCGAGATAGATATTAGCATGTCTTATTCTATCATCAGTACCTATTAGGATCCCTT
This genomic interval from Elusimicrobiota bacterium contains the following:
- a CDS encoding tetratricopeptide repeat protein, producing MSSRTELTNYYNVLSIEESATQQQIIDISRKLLIQWHPDKHKSEYDKQLAREKFAEIHEAYQILSDDEKRREYDSLLHYIENRVTSSDYKDDKTTIDDNTYDEIYAWINYSKETARKYAETSYVKFVKWWNDNNMSDKSIKFVSNVLYTFLGAQPDQEVANYNRAVKYFNRGLDKAGQKNFIGAIQDYSKAIEIDPQLDKPYYTRGMARFELQDFAGAIQDFNKAIEINSQDFNSYEYRGIAKTNLNDYTGAIQDLNKVIEINPTSSSAYSNRGIVRTRLENYTGALQDYNKAIELNPEEGTNYFSRGGIRTLLEDCTSALQDYNKAIDIDSQNSDSYICRGIVKNALNDYIGAIQDYSKAIELNPQMFEPYYNRGIAKNNLQDFAGAIQDFNKAIELNPKDATVYYSRGNVYNPIKQYNKAIEDFTKAIELDPQYALAYNDRGVVYCNKKLFNKAIEDFTKAIELNPQYSVAYKNRGFAYSDKKFYDKAIEDFTKVIELNPDKGYVYFYRGWIYLWMSKWEVAKADFEKAIELDKTSPSPYGKLGIYYWKAQNDKPKALYYYEQCFKNGFKQFDELYNDESDGNFISDLNQTPEFIALVAKYKH